In the genome of Vulpes vulpes isolate BD-2025 unplaced genomic scaffold, VulVul3 u000000806, whole genome shotgun sequence, one region contains:
- the LOC140597610 gene encoding uncharacterized protein, which translates to RLLKLPLEGLREFLQDSLAQPWALEDEAVLRHLRASMTQLRRMRCDLPPPAGPEEFPTRPLGLEPVSPAPGPLLPSPASEPPPRVEEPASPGPAARPEPPGPPPGQAIVQLAPQPRRWNSLPTLPGQQGGAGRRPRDTAGFETENGVSFHLAPAWATPEAPRRTGPWSTPGTPITRSPQPPRDDAVGPRTPFLPRGHCSSCPSLGSDGHSQGRARAALSPLPRGPAQARDPLPPASTGQLDARGPRGQSVAVRAGARRLRPAVTVPCLVSLCLPEGGTARTGHQPLTQRDLGWPGPGLCGGRGDSSACPRPSANGIQRPGALARPAFWPRAERALSQQDVASWALGVPHRPRSLT; encoded by the exons agcgcctcctgaagctgcccctggaagggctccgggagttcctccaggactctctggcccagccctgggccctggaggacgaggccgtgctgagacaccttcgggcctccatgacccagctccgcaggatgcggtgcgacctgcccccgccag cgggacctgaggagttccccacgaggcccctgggcctggagccagtgtccccggcgcccgggcctctcctcccttctccggcctctgagccaccgcccagggtggaggagccggcctccccgggcccagccgcccggcctgagccgcccggaccccctcccggccaggccatcgtccaacttgccccccagccccggcggtggaactccctccccaccctcccggggcaacaaggcggtgcaggcaggcggccccgggacacggcgggcttcgagacagaaaacggggtctccttccatttggcacctgcctgggccaccccagaggccccgcgacggaccgggccctggagcacccccgggactcccatcacgcggtccccccagccccctagggatgacgctgtcgggcccaggacacccttcctgccccgcggccactgcagctcgtgcccctcgctgggcagtgacgggcacagccagggcagagccagggcggcgctgagcccgctgccccgaggccccgcacaggcccgggaccctctgccccccgcgtccacggggcagctcgatgctcgcgggcctcgggggcagagcgtggcggtgagggcgggggcccggaggctccggcccgccgtcaccgtgccctgcctcgtctcgctgtgcctcccggagggcggcaccgcccgcacgggacaccagcccctgacccagagggacctgggctggcctggccccgggctctgtgggggcaggggcgactcgagcgcctgccccaggcccagcgctaatgggatccagcgccccggggccctggccaggcctgcgttctggccccgggccgagcgagccctctcacagcaggatgtggcctcctgggccctgggcgtgccccacagacccaggtcgctgacctag